From the Lathyrus oleraceus cultivar Zhongwan6 chromosome 4, CAAS_Psat_ZW6_1.0, whole genome shotgun sequence genome, one window contains:
- the LOC127075358 gene encoding protein MAIN-LIKE 1: MESWVFRSGLASLQRTSLNKIDTNLVSAFVERWHLETSSFHMPFGEMSITLDDVACLLHLPIRGIFWSPQDVTEELAVELAVDYLGVSQGQAQSHVRSCRGSYYKLEWLYDIFVHHRAASSWAYVTRAYLLMLVGSTIFADKTFTLVEARYLLLFRDLDGCSGYSWGAAALVTLYRYLGDASMYSCKQLGGYPTLLQCWIHEYFPTVGKRGENWNPAGNCGLPRAMRWSYRQGVLKVDDLRPILDELTPIDVIWRPFEDHRAWRVFDEICLYRGCLKWGETVVPYLPDRCLRQFGYRQYVPSPPLDCMMATDIDVDWISYHQSVVDVIGSSSVATTPSEVVDGYLEWYYRVSHPRLVPPHRDAPREVPVPVYDAGPSDPDWARVSTLIRRYLRQVNAEEEDPQFSDLFEALHISRSH; encoded by the exons atggagagttgggtatTTAGATCCGGTTTAGCTTCACTGCAGAGAACGagtctgaacaagatagacacaaatcttgtctctgcatttgtggaaagatggcatctagagacatcttcatttcacatgccgtttggtgaaatgagcattactttagaTGATGTCGCATGTCTACTTCACTTGCCCATTAGGGGTATCTTTtggagtcctcaggatgtgactgaagagctagctgttgaacttgctgttgactacctaggagtgtcacagggtcaggcacagtcacatgttcggagctgcagggggtcgtattacaagttggagtggttatatGATATATTCGTACATCATAGGGCTGCTTCCAGCTGGGCATATGTGACTAGAGCATATctattgatgttggtgggttccaccatatttgctgataagacctttacacttgtagaggcacgatacctcctcctgtttagggacttggatggatgttcaggatatagttggggagcagctgcactagttaccctctaccgatatcttggagatgcgtccatgtacagttgcaaacagctaggtggatatcctactctcctacag tgttggattcacgagtattttccaactgttggaaaaagaggggagaattggaaTCCTGCTGGAAACTGTGGTCTTCcccgagcgatgagatggtcgtatagacagggagtcctgaaggtcgatgatttacgacctattttggacgagctgacacctaTCGACGTCATCTGGCgaccatttgaggatcatagagcatggcgtgtatttgatgagatatgtctttacaggggctgtttgaagtggggtgaaacggttgttccatacttgcctgatagatgtttacgtcagttcgggtataggcagtatgttccatccccacctctggattgtatgatggcgacggatattgatgttgattggatcaGTTACCATCAGAGTGTTGTCGATGTGATCGGTTCATCTTCCgtggccaccactccatctgagGTAGTAGACggttatctggagtggtattatcgtgtttcccatccacggttggtccctccccatcgtgacGCTCCTAGAGAGGTACCCGTTCCTGTATATGACGCCGGGCCATCTGATCCTgattgggctcgtgtatctacattgattcgtcgctatctgagacaggttaatgctgaagaggaagatccacagttttctgatttatttgaagctttgcatatttcgcGTTCACATTGA